In a genomic window of Streptomyces noursei ATCC 11455:
- a CDS encoding DUF4232 domain-containing protein, translating into MTARRTRRRSAAYAALALGLAGSLALTGCNSTSSKSKKSSSSSSSKSKKRKIIGGAAAGAGAGAVAGRHVSNCNLTTARLQFSQQTRPQGYVTVRYQNSSSTLSCTLYNAPLLSFNQAKTPLPMVKPGSGHLVTLRPHSTAYAVIPTTTPAALGTTQKNVAVQFMGRSEGSRTTGSPVTYDFAEKRTTISVGQSKVTNWYSSLSAAKLEAGVG; encoded by the coding sequence ATGACCGCACGCCGCACCCGCCGCCGCTCCGCCGCGTACGCCGCGTTGGCTCTCGGCCTGGCCGGCTCGCTCGCCCTGACCGGCTGCAACAGCACCTCCTCGAAGTCGAAGAAGAGCTCGTCCTCCTCGTCCTCCAAGAGCAAGAAGCGCAAGATCATCGGCGGTGCGGCGGCGGGTGCGGGCGCCGGCGCGGTGGCCGGCCGGCACGTGTCGAACTGCAACCTCACCACGGCCCGGCTCCAGTTCAGCCAGCAGACGAGGCCCCAGGGCTACGTGACCGTGCGATACCAGAACTCCTCCAGCACGCTGAGCTGCACGCTGTACAACGCGCCACTGCTGTCCTTCAACCAGGCGAAGACGCCGCTGCCGATGGTGAAGCCGGGCTCGGGTCACCTCGTCACCCTCCGCCCGCACAGCACCGCCTACGCGGTCATCCCGACCACCACGCCCGCGGCGCTGGGCACCACGCAGAAGAACGTCGCCGTCCAGTTCATGGGCCGGTCCGAGGGTTCCCGGACCACCGGGTCGCCGGTGACGTACGACTTCGCGGAGAAGCGCACCACGATCTCCGTCGGCCAGAGCAAGGTCACCAACTGGTACAGCAGCCTGTCCGCCGCCAAGCTGGAAGCCGGCGTCGGGTAA
- the pdhA gene encoding pyruvate dehydrogenase (acetyl-transferring) E1 component subunit alpha → MTVEGTAERKTARGGSKRTTAKKATPTKKATQSGTRNSAQPDEAEQDQLVQLLTPEGKRVEHPDYAIDLSPEELRGLYRDMVLTRRFDAEATTLQRQGELGLWASLLGQEAAQIGSGRALRDDDYVFPTYREHGVAWCRGVDPTNLLGMFRGVNNGGWDPNSNNFHLYTIVIGSQTLHATGYAMGVQKDGADSAVIAYFGDGASSQGDVAESFTFSAVYNAPVVFFCQNNQWAISEPTEKQTRVPLYQRARGFGFPGVRVDGNDVLACLAVTKAALDRARTGQGPMLVEAFTYRMGAHTTSDDPTRYRADEERLAWEAKDPILRLRKYLEAEGFVDDAYLAAIDEESETLGKRVRDAVRAMPDPDHMAIFENAYADGHALVDEERAQFAAYQASFADAEAAAEGN, encoded by the coding sequence GTGACCGTGGAAGGCACTGCCGAGCGGAAAACCGCCCGCGGCGGCAGCAAGCGCACCACCGCCAAAAAGGCGACGCCGACGAAAAAGGCGACGCAGTCCGGGACCAGGAACAGCGCCCAGCCGGACGAGGCGGAGCAGGACCAGCTCGTACAACTGCTGACCCCCGAAGGGAAGCGGGTCGAGCACCCGGATTACGCGATCGACCTCTCTCCCGAGGAACTGCGAGGTCTGTACCGCGACATGGTGCTGACCCGGCGTTTCGACGCCGAGGCGACCACCCTCCAGCGTCAGGGCGAGCTGGGCCTGTGGGCCTCGCTGCTGGGCCAGGAAGCCGCCCAGATCGGCTCGGGCCGCGCGCTGCGCGACGACGACTATGTCTTCCCCACCTACCGGGAGCACGGCGTGGCATGGTGCCGCGGCGTCGACCCGACGAACCTGCTGGGCATGTTCCGCGGTGTCAACAACGGCGGCTGGGACCCCAACAGCAACAACTTCCACCTCTACACCATCGTCATCGGGTCGCAGACGCTGCACGCGACCGGCTATGCGATGGGCGTGCAGAAGGACGGCGCGGATTCCGCGGTCATCGCGTATTTCGGTGACGGCGCCTCCAGCCAGGGCGACGTCGCCGAGTCCTTCACCTTCTCCGCGGTCTACAACGCCCCGGTCGTCTTCTTCTGTCAGAACAACCAGTGGGCGATCTCCGAGCCCACCGAGAAGCAGACCCGTGTCCCGCTCTACCAGCGCGCCCGCGGCTTCGGCTTCCCCGGCGTCCGGGTCGACGGCAACGACGTCCTGGCGTGCCTGGCGGTGACCAAGGCGGCACTGGACCGGGCGCGCACCGGCCAAGGCCCCATGCTCGTCGAGGCGTTCACCTACCGGATGGGTGCCCACACCACCTCCGACGACCCGACGCGGTACCGCGCCGACGAGGAGCGGCTGGCCTGGGAGGCCAAGGACCCGATCCTGCGGCTGCGGAAGTACCTGGAGGCCGAGGGCTTCGTCGACGACGCGTACCTCGCGGCGATCGACGAGGAGAGCGAGACCCTGGGCAAGCGGGTCCGCGATGCCGTACGGGCGATGCCCGACCCGGACCACATGGCGATCTTCGAGAACGCCTATGCAGACGGGCACGCGCTCGTCGACGAGGAGCGCGCGCAGTTCGCCGCCTACCAGGCGTCGTTCGCCGACGCCGAAGCCGCCGCGGAGGGGAACTGA
- a CDS encoding dihydrolipoamide acetyltransferase family protein, translated as MTAGTAGAANTQRIREFKMPDVGEGLTEAEILKWYVQPGDTVTDGQVVCEVETAKAAVELPIPYDGVVHAVNFDEGTTVDVGTVIISVDTDPGAGPVADQPGAAASTATAEEDEEPQGRQAVLVGYGAAPSSTKRRARKPQPAVPAQTEPVSVGLQAELNGRSAPAPVATPVAVPAPPVVPAASAPVAERPLAKPPVRKLAKDLGIDLATVAPTGPGGVITRDDVYAAAAPTAAAPAVVPAAPEVGVPATAPVVAFDAARERRVPVKGVRKATAQAMVASAFSAPHVTEFITVDVTRTMKLVQDLKQDPDMAGLRVNPLLLVAKAFLVAIKRHPEVNASWDEANQEIVYKDYINLGIAAATPRGLIVPNIKDAGVKTLPQLATELGELVATAREGKTSPAAMSGGTVTITNVGVFGVDTGTPILNPGESAILAVGAIKLQPWVHKGEVKPRQVTTLALSFDHRLIDGELGSKLLADIAAILERPKRLITWG; from the coding sequence ATGACTGCAGGGACCGCCGGCGCCGCGAACACGCAGCGCATCCGCGAGTTCAAGATGCCCGACGTGGGCGAGGGCCTCACCGAGGCGGAGATCCTCAAGTGGTATGTCCAGCCCGGTGACACCGTCACCGACGGCCAGGTCGTGTGCGAGGTCGAGACCGCCAAGGCCGCCGTCGAACTGCCCATCCCCTACGACGGGGTGGTGCACGCGGTGAACTTCGACGAGGGCACCACCGTCGACGTCGGCACCGTGATCATCTCGGTCGACACCGACCCGGGTGCCGGGCCCGTCGCGGACCAGCCCGGTGCCGCGGCGTCCACCGCGACCGCGGAGGAGGACGAGGAGCCGCAGGGCCGGCAGGCGGTGTTGGTCGGCTACGGCGCCGCGCCGTCCTCGACCAAGCGTCGGGCCCGCAAGCCGCAGCCCGCGGTGCCGGCCCAGACCGAGCCGGTGAGTGTCGGCCTCCAGGCCGAGCTGAACGGGCGCTCCGCGCCGGCGCCGGTCGCCACCCCGGTGGCCGTGCCCGCGCCGCCGGTGGTGCCCGCCGCCTCCGCGCCGGTCGCCGAGCGGCCGCTGGCCAAGCCCCCGGTCCGCAAGCTCGCCAAGGATCTGGGTATCGACCTGGCGACGGTCGCCCCGACCGGGCCGGGCGGCGTCATCACCCGTGACGACGTCTACGCGGCCGCCGCACCGACCGCGGCGGCACCGGCCGTCGTGCCCGCCGCACCCGAGGTGGGCGTCCCGGCCACGGCTCCCGTGGTCGCCTTCGACGCCGCCCGTGAGCGGCGGGTGCCGGTCAAGGGCGTGCGCAAGGCCACCGCGCAGGCGATGGTCGCCAGTGCCTTCAGTGCGCCGCACGTCACGGAGTTCATCACCGTCGACGTGACCCGGACGATGAAGCTCGTCCAGGACCTGAAGCAGGACCCGGACATGGCGGGGCTGCGGGTCAATCCGCTGCTGCTGGTCGCCAAGGCGTTCCTGGTCGCGATCAAGCGCCACCCGGAGGTCAACGCCTCCTGGGACGAGGCGAACCAGGAGATCGTCTACAAGGACTACATCAACCTCGGGATCGCCGCGGCCACCCCGCGCGGCCTGATCGTCCCGAACATCAAGGACGCGGGCGTCAAGACGCTTCCCCAGCTCGCCACGGAGCTGGGCGAGCTGGTGGCCACCGCCCGCGAGGGCAAGACCTCTCCGGCGGCGATGTCCGGCGGCACGGTCACCATCACCAACGTCGGCGTCTTCGGCGTCGACACCGGGACCCCGATCCTCAACCCGGGGGAGTCGGCGATCCTCGCCGTCGGCGCGATCAAGCTCCAGCCGTGGGTCCACAAGGGCGAGGTCAAGCCGCGCCAGGTCACCACCCTCGCGCTCTCCTTCGACCACCGTCTGATCGACGGCGAGCTGGGCTCCAAGCTGCTCGCGGACATCGCGGCGATCCTGGAGCGGCCCAAGCGGCTGATCACCTGGGGGTGA
- a CDS encoding MFS transporter — MAVWGIGVAVYFVAITYRTSLGVAGLDAAHRFHINASALSTFSILQLLVYAGMQIPVGLLVDRLGAKKVLALGVVLYTAGQFGFAFSDAYGMALGSRALLGCGDAMTFISVLRLGARWFPARRGPMIAQIAALVGMAGNLISTLVLARLLHTFGWTTTFAGSALGGIAVLALLLLFLKDHPEGFAPPPAPREHSGAAFVRRQIANAWCEPGTRLGMWVHFTTQFPAMVFLLLWGLPFLVEAQGLSRGMAGELLTLVVLSNMAVGLVYGQIIARHHAARLPLALGTVAATALVWALTLCWPTTHAPMGLLVMLCVVLGACGPASMIGFDFARPANPPERQGTASGIVNMGGFTASMTTLLAVGILLDATGDNYRIAFASVFVLEALGVTQILRLRSRAARRERERLVVSRVEAVHVPA, encoded by the coding sequence ATAGCCGTCTGGGGCATCGGCGTCGCGGTCTACTTCGTCGCGATCACCTACCGCACCAGCCTCGGCGTGGCCGGCCTGGATGCCGCCCACCGCTTCCACATCAACGCCTCCGCGCTCTCTACCTTCTCGATCCTCCAACTGCTGGTGTACGCCGGGATGCAGATACCCGTCGGCCTGCTGGTCGACCGGCTGGGCGCGAAGAAGGTCCTGGCCCTCGGCGTGGTCCTCTACACCGCCGGCCAGTTCGGCTTCGCGTTCTCGGACGCGTACGGCATGGCGCTCGGCTCGCGGGCGCTGCTGGGCTGCGGTGACGCGATGACCTTCATCAGCGTGCTGCGGCTGGGGGCCCGATGGTTCCCGGCCCGCCGCGGGCCGATGATCGCCCAGATCGCGGCCCTGGTCGGGATGGCGGGCAACCTGATCTCCACGCTCGTGCTGGCCCGGCTGCTGCACACCTTCGGATGGACGACGACCTTCGCCGGCAGTGCCCTGGGCGGCATCGCCGTGCTGGCCCTGCTGTTGCTCTTCCTCAAGGACCACCCCGAGGGGTTCGCCCCGCCGCCCGCGCCCCGCGAGCACAGCGGTGCGGCGTTCGTCCGCCGGCAGATCGCGAACGCCTGGTGCGAGCCCGGCACCCGGCTGGGCATGTGGGTGCACTTCACCACCCAGTTCCCGGCGATGGTCTTCCTGCTGCTGTGGGGACTGCCGTTCCTCGTGGAGGCACAGGGCCTCTCCCGCGGTATGGCCGGTGAACTGCTGACCCTCGTCGTGCTCTCGAACATGGCCGTGGGCCTGGTCTACGGGCAGATCATCGCCCGCCATCACGCGGCCCGCCTGCCGCTGGCGCTGGGCACCGTCGCGGCGACCGCGCTGGTGTGGGCGCTCACCTTGTGCTGGCCCACCACACACGCCCCGATGGGCCTGTTGGTCATGCTCTGTGTGGTGTTGGGCGCCTGCGGCCCCGCTTCGATGATCGGCTTCGACTTCGCGCGGCCGGCCAATCCGCCGGAGCGTCAGGGCACCGCGTCCGGCATCGTCAACATGGGCGGCTTCACCGCCTCGATGACCACCCTGCTCGCCGTCGGCATCCTGCTCGACGCCACCGGAGACAACTACCGGATCGCGTTCGCCTCGGTCTTCGTGCTGGAGGCGCTCGGTGTCACGCAGATCCTCCGGCTGCGCAGCCGTGCGGCCCGGCGTGAGCGGGAACGTCTGGTCGTCAGCAGGGTCGAGGCCGTCCACGTCCCGGCCTGA
- a CDS encoding NHL domain-containing thioredoxin family protein: MASRARVRAPELIGKGGWLNTGGTDLTLSDLRGRIVILDFWTFCCVNCLHVLDELRELEERHRDSVVIIGVHSPKFVHEAEHQAVVDAVERYGVEHPVLDDPELATWKQYAVRAWPTLVVIDPEGYVVAQHAGEGHAHAIEKLVEELIAEHTAKGTLRRGDGPYVPPEPVATDLRFPGKAVRLPGGTFLVSDTTRHQLVELAAGGEQVVRRIGTGERGLGPDSFNEPQGLALLPDGTVAVADTVNHAIRVFDPATGTLETVAGTGKQWWQGSPTSGPAREVDLSSPWDLAWWQDRLWIAMAGVHQIWTYDPADGTVAVAAGTTNEGLVDGPAAEAWFAQPSGLAAAGDRLWIADSETSAVRWIERAAHGDPAAPGDGYVVRTAVGTGLFDFGHRDGAAEQALLQHPLGVTALPDGSVAVADTYNHALRRYDPTSGEVTTLATDLREPSAAVLVDDDIVVVESARHRLTRLRLPEEAVRVESVAHRTQRAAIDVAPGTLRLDVVFQAPAGQKLDTRFGPSTRLLVSATPPELLADGSGAGTDLARDLVLADGVTEGVLHVSAMAASCDDAPDIEYPACHVHQQDWGVPVRIAEDGAARLGLVLAGLDAE; this comes from the coding sequence ATGGCTTCACGTGCGCGCGTCCGGGCCCCCGAGCTGATCGGCAAGGGCGGCTGGCTCAACACCGGCGGAACTGACCTCACCCTCTCTGACCTGCGGGGACGCATTGTCATCCTCGACTTCTGGACGTTCTGTTGTGTGAACTGCCTGCATGTCCTGGACGAGCTGCGGGAGCTGGAGGAGCGGCACCGCGACTCGGTCGTGATCATCGGCGTGCACTCCCCGAAGTTCGTCCACGAGGCCGAGCACCAGGCCGTGGTGGACGCCGTCGAGCGGTACGGCGTCGAGCACCCCGTCCTCGACGACCCCGAGCTGGCGACCTGGAAGCAGTACGCGGTGCGGGCCTGGCCGACGCTGGTGGTGATCGACCCCGAGGGCTACGTCGTGGCCCAGCACGCGGGCGAGGGCCATGCGCACGCCATCGAGAAGCTCGTCGAGGAGCTGATCGCCGAGCACACCGCGAAGGGCACGCTGCGGCGCGGCGACGGGCCGTACGTACCGCCGGAGCCGGTCGCCACCGACCTCCGCTTCCCCGGCAAGGCGGTGCGGCTGCCCGGCGGCACCTTCCTGGTCTCCGACACCACCCGGCACCAGCTGGTGGAGCTGGCGGCCGGCGGCGAGCAGGTGGTGCGCCGGATCGGGACCGGCGAGCGCGGGCTGGGCCCGGACTCCTTCAACGAGCCGCAGGGGCTGGCGCTGCTGCCGGACGGCACGGTCGCCGTCGCGGACACCGTCAACCACGCCATCCGGGTCTTCGACCCCGCGACCGGCACCCTGGAGACCGTGGCCGGCACCGGCAAGCAGTGGTGGCAGGGCTCGCCGACCTCGGGCCCGGCGCGCGAGGTGGACCTCTCCTCGCCGTGGGACCTCGCCTGGTGGCAGGACCGGCTGTGGATCGCGATGGCCGGGGTGCACCAGATCTGGACCTACGACCCGGCCGACGGCACGGTGGCGGTGGCGGCCGGCACCACCAACGAGGGGCTGGTGGACGGCCCCGCCGCCGAGGCGTGGTTCGCCCAGCCGTCCGGGCTCGCGGCGGCCGGCGACCGGCTGTGGATCGCCGACTCGGAGACCAGCGCGGTGCGCTGGATCGAGCGCGCCGCGCACGGCGACCCGGCCGCCCCGGGTGACGGCTACGTCGTCCGCACGGCCGTCGGCACCGGGCTCTTCGACTTCGGGCACCGCGACGGCGCGGCCGAGCAGGCCCTCCTCCAGCACCCGCTGGGGGTGACCGCGCTGCCCGACGGCTCGGTCGCCGTCGCGGACACCTACAACCACGCGCTGCGCCGCTACGACCCGACGAGTGGCGAGGTCACCACGCTCGCGACGGATCTGCGGGAACCTTCCGCGGCGGTCCTCGTCGACGACGACATCGTGGTGGTGGAGTCCGCGCGCCACCGGCTGACCCGGCTCCGGCTCCCCGAGGAGGCGGTCCGCGTGGAGTCGGTGGCGCACCGCACCCAGCGCGCCGCCATCGACGTCGCCCCCGGCACGCTCCGCCTGGACGTGGTCTTCCAGGCCCCGGCCGGCCAGAAGCTCGACACCCGCTTCGGCCCCTCGACGCGGCTGCTGGTCAGCGCCACGCCGCCGGAGCTGCTCGCCGACGGGTCGGGCGCGGGTACGGATCTGGCGCGGGACCTGGTCCTCGCGGACGGCGTGACCGAGGGCGTGCTGCACGTCTCGGCGATGGCCGCGTCCTGTGACGACGCCCCGGACATCGAGTACCCGGCCTGCCATGTGCACCAGCAGGACTGGGGCGTTCCGGTCCGGATCGCCGAGGACGGCGCGGCCCGCCTGGGGCTGGTGCTGGCGGGGCTGGACGCGGAATAG
- a CDS encoding LURP-one-related/scramblase family protein translates to MLQSHGGHSPRSRKYFVHDRIFGIGEDYWVDDDHGRHAFLVDGKALRLRETFELKDTERRVLITIRKKMFSLRDAMTIERDDQPLATIKRKRLSLLRHHYRVELVDGTELDVSGKILDREFAVEYDGELLAEISRRWLTMRETYAVNVVREDADPALLIAVAVSVIRMAEREREDD, encoded by the coding sequence ATGCTGCAATCCCATGGGGGGCACTCCCCGCGCTCCCGCAAGTACTTCGTGCACGACCGGATCTTCGGCATCGGCGAGGACTACTGGGTCGACGACGACCACGGGCGGCACGCCTTCCTCGTGGACGGGAAGGCGCTCCGCCTGCGGGAGACCTTCGAGCTCAAGGACACCGAGCGGCGGGTGCTGATCACCATCCGCAAGAAGATGTTCAGCCTGCGCGATGCGATGACCATCGAGCGGGACGACCAGCCGCTGGCGACGATCAAGCGCAAGCGGCTGTCGCTGCTGCGCCATCACTACCGCGTCGAGCTGGTCGACGGCACCGAGTTGGACGTCAGCGGCAAGATCCTGGACCGGGAGTTCGCGGTCGAGTACGACGGTGAGCTGCTCGCCGAGATCTCGCGGCGCTGGCTGACCATGCGCGAAACCTACGCGGTCAACGTCGTACGGGAGGACGCGGATCCGGCGCTGCTGATCGCCGTCGCGGTCTCGGTGATCCGGATGGCGGAGCGGGAGCGCGAGGACGACTGA
- a CDS encoding maleylpyruvate isomerase family mycothiol-dependent enzyme, with amino-acid sequence MTVHPSLQSSIDAWTHSIEAITELVTPLVEGEWNRATDLPGWSVRDIVSHVIGLECEMLGDPRPIHTLPRDLYHVRSESARRMEVQVDVRRHHTAPEMLSELEYTVIRRSRQLRNETRQPDTVVRSPLGEDRTLEFILEQRAFDVWAHEQDLRRTLGQPGNLDSPGALVARDLLVRVLPGIVTNRAKAPASSTVVFDISGPVEFMRTVRVDAEGKATVDGSVSLGPTVTLAMDWDTFHQLACGRVRPSTVAEQVKIDGDHELARAILDNLAVTP; translated from the coding sequence GTGACCGTCCATCCCAGCCTTCAGTCCTCCATCGATGCCTGGACGCACTCCATAGAAGCGATAACCGAGCTGGTGACGCCGCTCGTCGAGGGTGAGTGGAACAGGGCGACGGACCTCCCAGGCTGGTCCGTGCGCGACATCGTCTCCCATGTCATCGGCCTGGAATGCGAGATGTTGGGCGACCCCCGGCCGATCCACACGCTGCCCCGCGACCTCTACCACGTCCGCAGCGAGTCGGCCCGCCGGATGGAGGTCCAGGTCGACGTCCGTCGGCACCACACCGCACCGGAGATGCTCAGCGAGCTCGAGTACACCGTCATCCGGCGTTCCCGGCAGTTGCGGAACGAGACCCGCCAGCCGGACACCGTGGTGCGCAGCCCGCTCGGTGAGGACCGCACGCTCGAATTCATCCTGGAGCAGCGGGCGTTCGACGTCTGGGCGCACGAGCAGGACCTGCGCCGCACGCTCGGGCAGCCCGGCAACCTCGACTCGCCCGGTGCACTGGTGGCCCGCGATCTGCTGGTGCGGGTCCTGCCCGGCATCGTCACCAACCGGGCCAAGGCGCCGGCCAGTTCGACGGTGGTCTTCGACATCAGCGGTCCGGTGGAGTTCATGCGCACCGTCCGGGTCGACGCCGAGGGGAAGGCGACCGTCGACGGCAGCGTCTCGCTGGGCCCGACGGTGACGCTGGCGATGGACTGGGACACCTTCCACCAGCTGGCCTGCGGCCGGGTCCGTCCGTCGACGGTCGCCGAGCAGGTCAAGATCGACGGTGACCACGAGCTGGCCCGAGCCATCCTCGACAACCTCGCGGTGACGCCGTAA
- a CDS encoding alpha-ketoacid dehydrogenase subunit beta yields MAVHEKITIAKAINASLRASMEADPKVLVMGEDVGKLGGVFRVTDGLQKDFGEDRVIDTPLAESGIIGTAIGLALRGYRPVAEIQFDGFVFPAYDQIVTQLAKMHARALGKVKVPVVIRIPYGGGIGAVEHHSESPESLFAHVAGLKIVSPSNSSDAYWMLQQAIAGDDPVIYFEPKRRYHDKSRLDTESIPDPLHKARITRPGSDLTLVGYGPMVKVCEDVAKVAAEEGKSVEVVDLRSISPIDFDTVQSSVEKTGRLVVVHEAPVFFGSGAEIAARITERCFYHLEAPVLRVGGFHAPYPPSRLEDEYLPGLDRVLDAVDRALAY; encoded by the coding sequence ATGGCCGTCCACGAGAAGATCACCATCGCCAAGGCGATCAACGCGTCGCTGCGCGCCTCCATGGAGGCCGACCCCAAGGTCCTCGTGATGGGCGAGGACGTCGGAAAGCTCGGCGGCGTCTTCCGGGTCACCGACGGACTCCAGAAGGACTTCGGCGAGGACCGGGTGATCGACACCCCGCTCGCCGAGTCCGGCATCATCGGCACCGCGATCGGCCTGGCCCTGCGCGGCTACCGTCCGGTCGCCGAGATCCAGTTCGACGGCTTCGTCTTCCCCGCCTACGACCAGATCGTCACCCAGCTCGCGAAGATGCACGCGCGGGCGCTGGGCAAGGTCAAGGTCCCGGTCGTCATCCGCATCCCCTACGGCGGCGGCATCGGCGCGGTCGAGCACCACTCCGAGTCCCCCGAGTCGCTCTTCGCGCATGTCGCGGGCCTCAAGATCGTTTCTCCCTCGAACTCCTCCGACGCCTACTGGATGCTCCAGCAGGCCATCGCCGGCGACGACCCGGTCATCTACTTCGAGCCCAAGCGCCGCTACCACGACAAGTCGCGCCTGGACACCGAGTCGATCCCGGACCCGCTGCACAAGGCCCGGATCACCCGGCCCGGCTCCGACCTCACGCTGGTCGGCTACGGCCCGATGGTGAAGGTCTGCGAGGACGTCGCCAAGGTCGCCGCCGAGGAGGGCAAGTCGGTCGAGGTCGTCGACCTGCGCTCGATCTCCCCGATCGACTTCGACACCGTGCAGTCCTCGGTCGAGAAGACCGGCCGGCTGGTCGTGGTCCACGAGGCGCCGGTCTTCTTCGGCTCGGGCGCGGAGATCGCCGCCCGGATCACCGAGCGCTGCTTCTACCACTTGGAAGCACCGGTGCTGCGGGTCGGCGGCTTCCACGCCCCCTATCCGCCGTCCAGGCTGGAGGACGAGTACCTTCCGGGGCTGGACCGGGTGCTCGACGCCGTTGACCGCGCGTTGGCGTACTGA
- a CDS encoding GNAT family N-acetyltransferase: MSSHTVIRRYREADQDAVCDLWSRASRQAHPFIEGEGEGERARVLREVYLVQAENWVAERDGSVIGLLGLLGGGEDGGVEIGGLFVAPEAQGVGVGRELVEHAAARYGALTLEVFEENAGGRRFYAGLGFTERGRRIDDRTGHPLIAVAREAPLRSVSWLHVRDGRLLSVRTRGNDTFYLPGGKYEPGETARQALARELSEELGLRIPAEELSEAFVVHDVAHGKNGRRLHMTCFTGGPQDIDPAPGREIAEYAWFDREESFVRCAPAHRQVVDRLVAQGRMAA; this comes from the coding sequence ATGAGCAGTCACACGGTCATTCGGCGCTATCGGGAAGCAGATCAGGACGCGGTGTGCGACCTGTGGTCCAGGGCGTCGCGGCAGGCGCATCCGTTCATCGAGGGGGAAGGCGAAGGAGAACGGGCCCGGGTCCTCCGCGAGGTGTATCTCGTCCAGGCGGAGAACTGGGTCGCCGAGCGGGACGGGTCCGTCATCGGACTGCTCGGCCTGTTGGGCGGCGGCGAGGACGGCGGTGTCGAGATCGGCGGGCTGTTCGTGGCGCCCGAGGCGCAGGGCGTCGGCGTCGGCCGGGAGCTGGTGGAGCACGCGGCGGCGCGCTACGGCGCGCTCACCCTTGAGGTCTTCGAGGAGAACGCCGGCGGGCGGCGGTTCTACGCGGGCCTGGGCTTCACCGAGCGCGGGCGGCGGATCGACGACCGGACCGGCCACCCGCTGATCGCCGTGGCACGCGAGGCGCCGCTGCGCTCGGTGTCCTGGCTGCATGTCCGTGACGGGCGGCTGCTGAGCGTCCGGACGCGGGGGAACGACACCTTCTACCTCCCCGGCGGCAAGTACGAGCCGGGGGAGACCGCGCGCCAGGCGCTCGCCCGGGAGCTCTCCGAGGAACTCGGCCTGCGCATTCCCGCCGAGGAGCTGTCGGAGGCGTTCGTCGTCCATGACGTCGCGCACGGCAAGAACGGCCGGCGGCTGCACATGACCTGCTTCACCGGCGGTCCCCAGGACATCGACCCGGCTCCCGGCCGGGAGATCGCCGAGTACGCGTGGTTCGACCGCGAGGAGTCCTTCGTGCGCTGTGCGCCGGCCCACCGCCAGGTGGTGGACCGTCTGGTCGCGCAGGGGCGGATGGCGGCCTGA
- a CDS encoding GntR family transcriptional regulator, protein MPSASTSTAPTRETGPVPAKQPPAAERVYTHIKDAVLERRYEGGMLLTEGELADAVGVSRTPVREALLRLEVEGLIKLYPKKGALVLPVSAQEIADVVETRLLVEKHAAAKAVPAGEALINELSELVETMREQAAAGDLAAVSVTDRAFHAAIVRSAGNQILDRLYEQLRDRQLRMGVAVMHAHPDRIAKNIAEHTEILEALRAGDAEAATDAVHRHVSWVRNLAQGDQR, encoded by the coding sequence ATGCCATCAGCGTCCACCTCCACCGCCCCCACAAGGGAGACCGGTCCCGTTCCCGCGAAACAGCCGCCCGCCGCCGAGCGGGTCTACACCCACATCAAGGACGCCGTCCTGGAACGCCGCTACGAGGGCGGGATGCTGCTCACCGAAGGCGAGCTCGCCGACGCGGTGGGGGTCTCGCGCACCCCGGTCCGCGAGGCGCTGCTGCGGCTGGAGGTCGAAGGGCTGATCAAGCTCTACCCGAAGAAGGGCGCGCTGGTCCTGCCGGTCTCCGCGCAGGAGATCGCCGATGTCGTCGAGACCCGGCTGCTGGTGGAGAAGCACGCGGCGGCCAAGGCCGTGCCCGCCGGCGAGGCACTGATCAACGAGCTGAGCGAACTGGTGGAGACCATGCGGGAGCAGGCCGCGGCGGGCGACCTGGCCGCCGTGTCGGTCACCGACCGCGCCTTCCACGCCGCCATCGTGCGCAGCGCCGGCAACCAGATCCTGGATCGGCTCTACGAGCAACTGCGCGACCGACAGCTGCGGATGGGCGTCGCGGTGATGCACGCCCACCCCGACCGGATCGCCAAGAACATCGCCGAGCACACCGAAATCCTTGAGGCGCTGCGGGCCGGTGACGCCGAGGCCGCCACCGACGCCGTACACCGGCACGTCAGCTGGGTCCGCAATCTCGCGCAGGGGGACCAGCGATGA